A genome region from Microbacterium profundi includes the following:
- the dpdJ gene encoding protein DpdJ, which produces MSLDPWAGVPEILSRLEDRELPLLSWGIVDGFLSKRDVENVIDAQLDVDAAQADVPLHSVDGYLQRLLDTGLLHRLPDSTPKYRTRLAETLRLLRTLRQLWQPNDTSIPGWWRQSSSLVADYRLRVTPRRYPRRWITADDAVASLATTLGWSSGGAGVLKRMIGDGRLATFQVDATASILEGLRSPRLTGRIVTAGTGSGKTLAFYIPALLDIAATADVKRSGPHTLALYPRNELLRDQAREALLMASRVGGLNGAGTRPVRIGLLYGSTPNARDLDGNRGRAGWKRKAAGWAAPYFPCLTDGCLGQMVWLDTDRRAGNEQLKCDTCAVETLQGALAITRDSIRQHPPDILFSSTEMLSKQSTSSGLGRVLGWRGPTGTRMILLDETHTYSGVHGAQVGLMLRRWRHANRQWNVESPVIVGLSATLRDAGDFFSNLTGAGRSDVEVIAPLPEELEATSREYGIVLRGDPVSGTALLSTSIQTTMLVERMLDTIPGVYGSVTFAFTDDLDSINRLYDNLRDAEGHSPRGRARGTVLANLRSPREPQAGPRYLDGQSWDLPAHLQRLDRGLSIARTTSQDSGVDASADVVVATSSLEVGFNDPRVGAVIQHKAPRDLASFLQRRGRAGRRLAMRPLTVVVLSDYGRDRIAYQTYEKLLDPEIDARSLPINNRFVIKMQATHALLDWVSRRTGADTRKVLTPPKDSRWPKTDEVQKLLATVIGDASLQEELAEHLARALRLAPDEAHAALWEEPRSLILSVIPTALRRLESDWIPLSGQTDAGAIPWTPLPEYMTDTLFGALNTPDVAFDLPPNFGDDHPTMPISQALREAVPGRVRRRYGYAHASLSTWLSIPDAGSGLPLNRVVAKGHALGQWSTSNGETFTVVRPLALKLVAPPRAVADTSNAQPLWRSAFEVPETALYRMDLPTPSVWSSLIRGCSFALHVGGGPLRVRRMAIGSDGELTNRDGSTMPLHVRYEHGGLPAALGFELDVDAMVIDGALPSNPRDYLGDFSESPVGRTLLFRRVVLEDERLDDVANAFQRQWLTEGYLHAYVQAGLSTDDVKQVPADLTGGRWSADLQQFLTLAYRADNAGQLGQTRTLTALTALAANPLVQSVIEEHARLLVAADVLGSTSTLLDRVFVDTIANAVLTAAEEALSDSQDGDLAVDVVLSPYDRSFRILVSETSIGGLGLMEKLHRDYALDPRRFWDSVTRATTATEAEDVDESMQSIVAALISPDNAISRGVHKFRAADGIDETDGALRELLASWTDLEGPPSHLLVSTLAARMLRPGSSTAIDQIVAALTAAWVREERRLGIEIDARTLTYHASRGQLGVDLGPLSADAAFSLLWLRGPQARSQRLEHWHPYQSNVTIERRIVEHVVRQNTPVVDVTKPDWVVKYSRVLESNGRVLLSSPYISRTHLATGLRIAVVTPVERNGLRTYARVIALRQRNGVVLAELSLAEELQ; this is translated from the coding sequence ATGAGCCTTGATCCGTGGGCAGGCGTTCCCGAAATCCTCAGCCGGCTGGAAGACCGCGAACTGCCCCTGCTTTCGTGGGGCATTGTCGACGGATTCTTGAGTAAGCGCGATGTCGAGAATGTAATTGATGCCCAACTTGACGTGGACGCCGCTCAGGCCGACGTGCCACTTCACTCGGTGGACGGGTATCTGCAGCGTTTGCTCGACACAGGTCTCCTTCATCGCCTCCCTGATTCCACACCGAAGTATCGGACCCGCCTTGCTGAAACGCTTCGACTGCTTCGGACGCTGCGACAACTGTGGCAGCCGAACGACACTTCCATTCCTGGATGGTGGCGGCAGTCGAGCAGCCTCGTTGCCGACTATCGCCTGCGCGTCACACCACGTCGTTACCCCCGGCGCTGGATCACTGCCGATGACGCGGTCGCATCATTGGCCACCACTTTGGGCTGGTCGAGTGGCGGCGCCGGCGTTCTGAAGCGCATGATCGGTGACGGCCGACTCGCCACGTTCCAGGTGGATGCGACAGCCTCGATTCTTGAGGGTCTCAGATCGCCTCGTCTTACGGGCCGCATCGTGACGGCCGGGACCGGTTCCGGCAAGACACTCGCTTTCTACATTCCTGCCCTTCTCGATATCGCGGCCACTGCCGACGTGAAGCGTTCGGGCCCGCACACGCTCGCGCTCTACCCACGGAATGAACTGCTTCGCGATCAGGCACGTGAAGCATTGCTAATGGCGAGTCGCGTTGGGGGTCTGAACGGAGCGGGAACGCGCCCCGTCCGTATTGGCCTCCTTTACGGCAGCACGCCGAATGCGCGCGATCTTGACGGAAATCGCGGGCGTGCGGGGTGGAAGCGCAAGGCTGCGGGATGGGCCGCTCCTTACTTTCCGTGCCTGACGGATGGGTGCTTGGGCCAAATGGTGTGGCTTGACACCGATCGTCGAGCGGGCAATGAACAACTGAAGTGTGATACGTGCGCGGTCGAAACCCTCCAGGGGGCGCTCGCCATTACAAGAGATTCGATCCGGCAGCACCCACCCGACATCCTTTTTAGTTCGACCGAGATGCTCAGCAAGCAGTCCACCAGTTCTGGGCTCGGAAGAGTCCTGGGCTGGAGAGGACCGACTGGCACTCGGATGATTCTCCTCGACGAGACACATACATATTCGGGTGTGCACGGGGCGCAGGTCGGCCTGATGCTTCGTCGTTGGCGTCACGCAAACCGGCAGTGGAACGTCGAGAGTCCCGTGATCGTCGGCCTCTCTGCGACGCTGCGCGACGCCGGCGACTTCTTCTCGAATCTAACAGGGGCCGGCCGGAGTGACGTCGAGGTCATCGCGCCGTTGCCCGAGGAGCTTGAAGCGACCAGTCGCGAGTACGGAATCGTCCTACGCGGAGATCCCGTATCAGGCACCGCGCTTCTTTCGACGTCAATCCAGACGACCATGCTTGTTGAGCGAATGCTGGACACCATCCCTGGTGTATACGGCTCCGTCACGTTCGCATTCACAGATGACCTGGATTCGATCAACCGCCTATACGACAATCTTCGAGACGCAGAAGGGCACTCTCCACGAGGCCGAGCGAGAGGCACCGTACTGGCCAATCTCAGAAGCCCCCGCGAGCCACAGGCGGGGCCGCGATACCTTGATGGCCAATCGTGGGATCTGCCGGCACACCTGCAACGTCTGGATCGGGGTCTCAGTATCGCGAGGACTACCTCGCAGGACTCAGGCGTCGATGCCAGCGCTGATGTCGTCGTGGCGACGTCGTCTCTGGAAGTCGGGTTCAACGATCCGCGGGTGGGCGCCGTTATTCAGCACAAGGCCCCCCGAGACCTCGCGTCTTTTCTTCAACGTCGCGGGCGAGCAGGACGCCGCCTTGCCATGCGTCCCCTTACCGTCGTCGTCTTGTCCGACTACGGCCGCGACAGAATCGCCTATCAAACGTATGAGAAACTGCTCGATCCAGAAATCGACGCGCGGTCGCTCCCGATCAACAACCGCTTCGTCATAAAGATGCAGGCCACCCATGCTTTGCTTGACTGGGTGTCTCGCAGGACAGGGGCTGACACGAGGAAGGTACTGACGCCGCCAAAGGATTCGCGATGGCCAAAGACCGACGAGGTACAGAAACTGCTTGCGACGGTCATTGGTGACGCCTCGCTGCAGGAGGAACTGGCCGAGCATCTTGCTCGCGCACTCAGGCTGGCTCCCGATGAAGCGCACGCGGCGCTCTGGGAGGAGCCACGTTCGTTGATCCTCTCCGTCATCCCGACTGCACTCCGGCGGCTTGAATCCGATTGGATACCTTTGTCGGGGCAAACCGACGCGGGTGCCATCCCCTGGACTCCGCTCCCGGAGTACATGACGGACACGCTTTTCGGAGCGCTTAACACTCCGGATGTCGCGTTCGACCTCCCCCCAAACTTCGGTGACGATCACCCGACAATGCCCATCTCTCAAGCGCTGCGTGAGGCCGTTCCCGGGCGGGTGCGTCGACGATACGGGTACGCACATGCGTCTCTGAGCACCTGGCTCTCGATACCGGACGCCGGTTCGGGGCTGCCCCTCAATCGTGTCGTCGCGAAAGGCCACGCGCTCGGCCAATGGTCGACGTCGAATGGGGAGACATTCACGGTCGTTCGTCCTCTCGCGCTGAAGCTCGTCGCTCCGCCGCGAGCGGTTGCTGACACCTCCAACGCACAGCCGCTTTGGCGTTCTGCGTTCGAGGTCCCGGAGACTGCGCTGTATCGCATGGACCTGCCGACGCCCTCGGTATGGTCGAGTCTCATTCGTGGGTGTTCGTTCGCCCTCCATGTGGGCGGAGGCCCACTCCGGGTGCGCCGGATGGCCATCGGTTCAGACGGAGAACTGACCAACCGCGACGGCTCCACAATGCCGTTGCACGTGCGTTACGAGCACGGGGGCTTGCCAGCGGCGCTTGGCTTCGAGTTGGACGTCGACGCGATGGTGATCGATGGGGCCTTGCCTAGCAATCCCCGGGATTACCTTGGGGACTTCTCGGAGTCACCCGTTGGCCGGACGCTTCTCTTCCGGCGAGTTGTGCTCGAGGATGAGCGGCTTGACGATGTAGCCAACGCTTTCCAAAGGCAGTGGCTCACCGAAGGGTATCTCCATGCGTACGTGCAAGCGGGGCTCTCAACCGATGACGTCAAGCAAGTGCCGGCCGATCTCACCGGGGGCAGATGGTCGGCCGACCTTCAACAGTTTCTTACGCTCGCGTATAGAGCCGACAATGCTGGTCAATTGGGGCAGACGCGCACATTGACGGCACTGACCGCTCTCGCGGCCAATCCGCTCGTCCAATCCGTGATCGAGGAACACGCAAGGTTGCTCGTGGCTGCTGATGTACTGGGGTCGACTTCAACCCTGCTGGATCGGGTTTTCGTCGACACGATAGCGAACGCGGTCCTCACCGCGGCAGAGGAGGCGCTTTCCGACTCGCAGGACGGCGATCTAGCCGTTGACGTCGTCCTGTCGCCGTACGACAGGTCGTTCCGGATCCTCGTGTCGGAGACGTCGATCGGCGGGCTTGGGCTCATGGAGAAGCTGCACCGGGATTATGCGCTAGACCCGCGCCGATTCTGGGACTCAGTCACACGCGCGACCACGGCAACCGAGGCCGAGGATGTCGACGAATCGATGCAGTCCATCGTGGCTGCCCTGATTTCGCCGGATAATGCGATCTCGCGAGGAGTCCATAAGTTCCGCGCAGCGGACGGAATCGATGAGACGGACGGTGCGCTTCGCGAACTCCTCGCGTCGTGGACGGATTTGGAAGGGCCCCCGTCTCACCTCCTTGTGTCGACGCTTGCAGCGCGAATGCTGCGACCGGGATCTTCAACCGCGATTGATCAGATCGTGGCAGCACTCACAGCGGCGTGGGTTCGCGAAGAACGCAGACTCGGGATCGAGATCGAC
- the dpdH gene encoding protein DpdH, whose protein sequence is MMNSQVNYVCWSPEVVSSTIPTEAATPSNEVLLATHAPLRVTRRIGSGGSNQTSNLISEHQVLEEFLTSKPNNGVLVATVLGESGAGKSHLVRWVNAKIPRTVNRHVVYLQKTETSLKDVIEALLVDQRDPEFEEIRRKASSLGSGMTLDEMEHKILAELAEALRSARAENPYARALVGDDGLRLFFTDPLFEKHLLREGSFVRRRARHALRGRDADEGDIPLEFTAQELPLDIDDYANIQDAAAATQRLFRRLVGAQSMQAEAVRLINENLDVAVMKAASLAVGDIGHAFKMIREKLVGDEIILLIEDVALIQGVRRDLLDAVIEVGVIQGVERYATVRTLMAVTPSYYREQLPETFRRRSEASSPIYEVDVDLESKTATEDDLIDFVGRYLNAGRVGKARLESETPDVANACTSCQFQLSCHSTFGASRQEYGLYPYNRAAILRAIRACVEPDSGRGGSYFNPRKVLSRAVRHVLTENASTIRAGAFPPSDFLADESAKSGLPRLPVHIREQIEDEFSGGESGRLEALVTFWGRVGAEPVSDGILTAFSHPALPVEIYDLEMRTIDDGLLPHASAVEKTSEMRPSVQSQLAAIEAWSQGKPLPQRIAAEMRSIFRESLLARIDWFDPVIKEPDSAAVTRAVPNNSRSISIEGAAAESLAKGTTPLLRLERSARMAVTFKGLTLLNAGFPERASDALPRVDGIVVPIIAATKQRIVDALQVSDAELTGAMASLLRGAAACGMVPQKPTELDIVSASLWRDTAPRTDSGSRLSEWTTAYQEYVAARSVVIDRFLGGVGAAQGVTGAVHAIDFMRLSEIAKKSRKLALSDTDLEVPEWCQESESKLRALTRLSGRQMAHWQGLIDTIRIHLPGGSFADAIDAIESAVREGQSQGLVPVPDLAVLPAKNTAARSLDYKCIIETERLLVTGSALTGANLYQAVGATVGGDLQAISDYLEFSAQWVTAGIARAGSSGGQAADVDDSLDEVIAEWFRVVGEVEIGE, encoded by the coding sequence ATGATGAACTCACAGGTCAACTATGTTTGCTGGTCGCCAGAGGTTGTCTCGTCGACGATCCCAACAGAGGCTGCGACTCCCTCTAACGAAGTGCTGCTGGCAACGCACGCACCACTGCGCGTAACGCGTCGAATCGGTTCCGGAGGCAGCAACCAAACGTCCAATCTCATCAGCGAACATCAGGTCCTCGAGGAGTTCCTAACCTCGAAGCCGAACAACGGTGTCCTGGTCGCGACTGTTCTCGGTGAGTCGGGCGCGGGCAAGTCTCACCTCGTGCGATGGGTGAACGCGAAGATCCCGCGGACGGTGAACAGGCACGTCGTGTATCTCCAGAAGACTGAGACGAGCCTCAAGGACGTAATCGAAGCACTGTTGGTGGACCAGAGGGATCCGGAGTTTGAGGAGATCCGTCGTAAGGCGTCCAGTCTCGGCAGCGGCATGACGCTGGACGAGATGGAGCACAAGATTCTCGCTGAACTTGCAGAGGCCCTTCGGAGTGCCCGAGCAGAGAATCCGTACGCAAGAGCCCTTGTGGGCGACGATGGCCTTCGCTTGTTCTTCACCGACCCTCTCTTCGAGAAGCACCTACTCCGTGAGGGTTCTTTTGTTCGTCGGCGGGCCCGCCATGCGCTGAGGGGTCGCGACGCAGACGAGGGTGACATACCTCTGGAGTTCACGGCGCAAGAGTTGCCGCTCGACATCGATGACTATGCCAACATCCAAGATGCTGCCGCAGCCACGCAACGTCTGTTTCGCCGACTCGTCGGTGCGCAGTCGATGCAGGCTGAGGCCGTACGCCTGATCAATGAAAACCTCGACGTCGCGGTGATGAAGGCAGCGAGCCTCGCCGTGGGGGACATCGGGCACGCGTTCAAGATGATCCGCGAGAAGCTCGTGGGGGACGAAATTATCCTCTTGATCGAGGATGTTGCTCTAATCCAGGGAGTCCGACGCGACCTTCTTGATGCGGTGATCGAGGTCGGGGTTATTCAGGGCGTTGAGCGATACGCGACAGTGCGAACGCTCATGGCTGTCACCCCAAGCTACTATCGCGAACAGTTGCCTGAGACGTTTCGACGACGCTCCGAGGCGTCGTCTCCCATCTATGAGGTAGATGTTGATCTGGAGAGCAAAACGGCGACGGAGGATGATTTGATCGACTTCGTCGGCCGGTACTTGAACGCGGGTAGAGTCGGAAAAGCCAGGCTCGAAAGCGAAACACCTGACGTAGCGAACGCGTGTACCTCTTGTCAGTTCCAATTGTCTTGCCACTCGACGTTCGGAGCATCTCGGCAGGAGTACGGACTGTACCCCTACAACCGGGCAGCGATTCTGCGAGCAATCCGTGCTTGCGTCGAGCCGGACTCGGGGCGCGGCGGCTCATACTTCAATCCGCGTAAAGTGCTGTCGCGCGCGGTGCGACACGTCTTGACCGAGAACGCCTCCACGATTAGAGCGGGAGCTTTTCCGCCATCCGACTTCCTCGCCGACGAATCCGCCAAGAGCGGACTGCCTCGTCTGCCGGTCCACATTCGCGAGCAAATCGAGGACGAGTTCTCCGGTGGCGAGTCGGGACGACTCGAGGCGCTCGTGACATTCTGGGGTCGGGTTGGAGCAGAGCCCGTTTCGGATGGCATTCTGACCGCGTTCTCGCACCCGGCGTTGCCTGTCGAGATCTACGATCTCGAGATGCGCACGATCGATGATGGATTGCTGCCACACGCGTCTGCTGTCGAGAAGACCAGTGAAATGCGCCCCTCGGTCCAAAGTCAACTTGCAGCGATCGAAGCCTGGTCGCAAGGCAAGCCACTTCCTCAGCGTATCGCTGCGGAAATGCGCAGCATTTTCCGCGAATCTTTACTCGCGCGCATCGATTGGTTTGACCCCGTAATCAAGGAACCAGATTCCGCAGCGGTCACGAGGGCGGTCCCGAATAACTCACGCAGTATCTCCATTGAGGGAGCAGCAGCCGAGAGTCTTGCCAAGGGCACTACGCCGTTGTTGCGGCTCGAGAGATCGGCTCGAATGGCCGTCACCTTCAAGGGGCTCACATTACTAAACGCCGGCTTCCCTGAACGAGCAAGCGATGCGTTGCCTCGTGTGGATGGAATAGTGGTGCCGATCATCGCTGCCACGAAACAACGGATTGTCGACGCCCTCCAGGTCTCCGATGCAGAACTCACCGGTGCGATGGCGTCGCTCCTTCGAGGTGCGGCGGCTTGTGGCATGGTTCCGCAGAAGCCGACCGAGCTTGACATTGTGTCTGCGAGTCTTTGGCGGGACACGGCCCCAAGGACCGATAGCGGGTCGCGGTTGTCCGAATGGACAACCGCGTATCAGGAATACGTCGCAGCGAGGAGTGTTGTGATAGACCGGTTCCTGGGCGGCGTTGGAGCAGCGCAGGGAGTGACCGGGGCCGTTCACGCTATCGACTTTATGCGTTTGTCAGAGATCGCTAAGAAGTCCAGAAAACTGGCGCTCAGTGATACCGATCTTGAGGTGCCGGAATGGTGCCAGGAATCCGAGAGCAAACTCCGGGCCCTAACTCGCCTGTCTGGCCGGCAGATGGCGCACTGGCAGGGTCTCATCGACACAATACGAATTCACCTGCCTGGTGGATCGTTCGCGGACGCGATCGACGCTATCGAGTCGGCCGTACGCGAGGGGCAATCGCAGGGCCTCGTTCCTGTTCCGGACCTTGCAGTTCTTCCAGCGAAGAACACAGCAGCGCGGTCGCTCGACTACAAGTGCATCATCGAAACTGAACGACTTCTTGTGACTGGCTCGGCTTTGACTGGCGCGAATCTGTATCAGGCTGTCGGGGCGACCGTCGGTGGTGACCTTCAGGCGATATCCGACTACCTCGAGTTCAGCGCTCAATGGGTGACGGCGGGAATCGCGCGGGCCGGGAGCAGCGGCGGCCAAGCCGCGGATGTCGATGACTCGCTGGACGAAGTCATTGCTGAGTGGTTCCGTGTTGTGGGAGAGGTTGAGATTGGTGAGTAG
- the dpdF gene encoding protein DpdF, producing MSRDDIATAQTALDLWPASEVTTGRAISDACQRLLDALSGLAVGSAGWRDVAALTRQVLLIARETYGGSPALSVPITSPWPTTTQWEGLECQATSLVDGRASIRALDWEPPATPEGGDVGLDAARNEVRAVYRDKVPDEPNPIDADPFWTEAHHYSTYRGEPQRQAARAAVLNDEGSVVVALPTGRGKTAVAWSKVLLSTRGVTVIVVPTVVLALDMERRTQQMARNRGIQLSPLGRFAYVGSLDPDTKSQLRDAVRSGTQRLLYTSPEAFVSGLAPAVLSCAEAGLLQQIVVDEAHLVDQWGTDFRPEFQTMPGLIRDAHANAPSARKPSVLLLSATLAQRSVDLLLHLFSVGTSPTDLVWGSELRTEPAYFISSSDKEAARQAAVLKAISCLPRPLILYVTKVEDADGWVQHLRAAGFSRVGSVTGKSSDEQRRMVMERWRGADGAMTGYDVVVGTAAFGLGLDMPNVRTVIHACLPETIDRYYQEIGRSGRDGRPSIAYLAVGPGDRRIAERLSEVRMIGDDLGWTRWQELLRRGDALGNLRYRVPKSALPSHLDKGFDRSAQWNVRTLTLMAQAGIIEMRVPQWKPDPSVTSELLETARAEFFKEVEDYVEFEFKNGELLGRSGWTSALGKVRSEVRAAQRKALESSLELATAKECVGRTIAKHYRVAIRGALLTTQPACRGCPSCRRDPLSAPLTPQDPVPTIPEPRPSRDALAGWRVGSPSLFIWHEIGEDLDSLLLRMAQHGVLVFAGLSPAEGMRLQRAAAHIPIILDESDAIAPLALTYSGPIVFVLNEDRITDDVMERVRLGQVSYIVGPKDTPDPDRPGWLRRDAQDAISVRALMKEL from the coding sequence ATGTCGAGGGATGACATTGCGACCGCGCAGACCGCGCTGGACCTGTGGCCGGCTTCTGAAGTGACGACGGGCCGAGCGATTTCAGACGCTTGTCAGCGACTGCTTGATGCACTCAGTGGCCTGGCGGTGGGGTCGGCAGGCTGGCGGGATGTCGCGGCGCTCACCAGACAGGTTCTCCTCATCGCACGCGAGACCTACGGTGGAAGCCCTGCCCTGTCTGTCCCCATCACCTCCCCTTGGCCCACCACGACGCAGTGGGAAGGCTTGGAGTGTCAGGCGACAAGCCTTGTTGACGGAAGAGCGTCGATTCGGGCTCTTGATTGGGAGCCGCCTGCTACGCCAGAGGGCGGAGACGTGGGACTCGACGCGGCTCGAAACGAGGTTCGCGCCGTCTATCGAGACAAAGTTCCTGACGAGCCGAACCCAATTGACGCGGACCCGTTCTGGACGGAAGCACACCACTATTCCACGTATCGGGGCGAGCCTCAGCGACAAGCAGCCCGTGCAGCGGTGCTGAATGACGAAGGATCCGTCGTCGTTGCACTGCCTACTGGTCGGGGGAAGACTGCAGTGGCGTGGAGCAAAGTTCTCTTGTCGACCCGTGGAGTAACCGTCATTGTTGTCCCGACAGTCGTCCTTGCTCTCGACATGGAGCGGCGAACTCAGCAGATGGCACGAAATAGGGGTATCCAACTCAGTCCACTTGGACGATTCGCATACGTAGGCTCGCTTGATCCCGATACCAAATCGCAGTTGCGAGATGCCGTGAGATCGGGAACCCAACGGCTTCTCTACACGTCTCCAGAAGCCTTCGTCTCGGGACTCGCGCCGGCGGTACTTTCTTGTGCCGAGGCGGGCCTCCTTCAGCAAATCGTGGTTGATGAAGCACACCTCGTCGATCAATGGGGCACGGACTTCCGACCCGAGTTTCAGACCATGCCAGGTCTGATCCGGGACGCGCACGCGAATGCGCCGAGCGCACGCAAGCCATCCGTTCTTCTCCTCAGCGCGACGCTCGCGCAGCGATCTGTTGACCTTCTGCTGCATCTCTTTTCTGTGGGCACTTCCCCAACCGACCTCGTTTGGGGATCAGAGTTGCGTACCGAGCCGGCTTACTTCATCAGTTCAAGTGATAAGGAAGCGGCGCGGCAGGCAGCGGTGCTCAAAGCGATCAGTTGTCTACCGAGGCCCCTCATCTTGTATGTCACCAAGGTTGAGGACGCGGATGGCTGGGTGCAGCACCTGAGGGCCGCCGGCTTTAGCAGAGTTGGATCTGTGACCGGCAAGTCCTCGGATGAGCAGCGACGAATGGTGATGGAGCGATGGCGAGGTGCTGATGGGGCGATGACGGGGTATGACGTTGTCGTGGGCACAGCAGCGTTTGGGCTTGGCCTGGACATGCCTAACGTGCGTACCGTAATTCACGCCTGCTTGCCGGAAACGATCGATCGTTACTATCAGGAGATCGGACGATCCGGGCGTGATGGCAGACCCTCCATTGCCTACCTTGCTGTCGGCCCGGGGGATCGTCGGATCGCTGAGCGGTTGAGCGAAGTAAGGATGATCGGCGACGATCTGGGGTGGACCCGGTGGCAAGAGTTGCTGCGGCGGGGGGACGCCCTCGGCAACTTGCGCTATCGGGTACCCAAGAGTGCCCTCCCGTCCCACCTGGACAAAGGGTTCGATCGCAGCGCGCAGTGGAACGTGCGGACGCTGACCCTGATGGCACAGGCAGGGATCATCGAGATGCGCGTGCCCCAGTGGAAGCCTGATCCGAGCGTGACGAGCGAACTCTTGGAGACCGCGCGCGCCGAGTTCTTCAAAGAAGTTGAGGACTATGTCGAGTTTGAGTTCAAGAATGGTGAACTCCTTGGTCGGAGCGGTTGGACGTCGGCACTTGGCAAGGTTCGGTCCGAGGTGCGGGCCGCCCAGCGGAAGGCGCTCGAGTCATCTCTAGAACTTGCGACAGCCAAAGAGTGTGTGGGTCGAACCATCGCAAAGCACTATCGCGTCGCGATTCGAGGGGCGTTGCTCACTACTCAACCCGCGTGTCGGGGGTGCCCATCCTGTCGTCGTGATCCGTTGTCAGCACCACTCACCCCGCAAGATCCCGTGCCGACCATTCCTGAACCCCGGCCATCGCGCGATGCGCTTGCAGGTTGGCGTGTCGGTAGCCCATCACTATTCATCTGGCATGAGATTGGCGAAGATTTGGATTCGCTGCTTTTGCGAATGGCGCAGCATGGGGTACTTGTCTTCGCGGGTCTGAGTCCAGCGGAAGGAATGCGACTGCAACGGGCGGCCGCACACATCCCGATCATTCTGGATGAAAGCGATGCGATTGCACCCCTGGCACTCACGTATTCGGGACCCATCGTGTTCGTTCTCAACGAAGACCGCATAACCGATGACGTGATGGAACGGGTTAGGTTGGGCCAGGTGTCATACATCGTCGGCCCGAAAGACACCCCCGACCCTGATCGTCCAGGTTGGCTGCGTCGCGATGCGCAGGACGCGATCTCAGTCCGTGCTCTCATGAAGGAACTCTGA